In Siniperca chuatsi isolate FFG_IHB_CAS linkage group LG16, ASM2008510v1, whole genome shotgun sequence, the following proteins share a genomic window:
- the LOC122863610 gene encoding galectin-3 isoform X1, producing MLKSLLMSNGHVCNCKLVSSILSTLSLPRISVLAPSPSLSPSSPSPPPSQHSDALCGSCPSSGSAPQANSLWPSLPQSGAGFPAWPGQPTQPAPCWTGQPNTPCWPGTQPAPFSFPAPISVPAPAQAITPTPAPTTTIVPAQAPAQVPAPAPAPVQPCQPCWPGPQYQPPQQPAPVQALVPAQVPAPTPVPVPAPAPATGIHPNVPGWPAHPGWPYNPGQSGWPGQSPSIMPPHWLPPTSGPLSVPYNLNLARGVYDKMMMTILGHVKPNAKMFTVNFLRGNDIAFHINPRFSEGGKQVLVRNHKLGERWGSEERDLKGPFPFALGSPFEMKILCTREAFRVAVNNIPLFEFRHRVRELNQIDRINILHDVVLTYVNVETLP from the exons ATGCTTAAATCTTTGCTTATGTCAAACGGCCATGTTTGCAACTGCAAGTTGGTGTCCTCCATCCTGTCCACCCTCTCTCTTCCCCGTATCTCCGTCCTggccccctctccctctctctctccttcttccccctctcctcctccctctcagcATTCTGACGCTCTGTGTGGCAGCTGCCCGTCCTCTGGTTCTGCCCCACAGGCTAACAGCCTTTGGCCCAGCCTGCCGCAGTCTGGAGCTGGGTTCCCTGCATGGCCAGGACAGCCCACCCAGCCTGCACCATGCTGGACTGGCCAGCCAAACACACCCTGCTGGCCTGGGACACAACCAGCTCCATTCTCTTTCCCTGCACCAATTTCAGTTCCAGCCCCGGCTCAAGCCATAACACCAACCCCTGCACCTACCACAACCATAGTCCCAGCTCAAGCTCCAGCTCAAGTTCCAGCTCCGGCTCCGGCTCCAGTGCAGCCCTGCCAACCTTGCTGGCCAGGCCCCCAGTACCAGCCTCCCCAGCAACCAGCTCCAGTTCAAGCTCTAGTCCCTGCTCAAGTTCCAGCTCCTACTCCAGTCCCAGTCCCAGCACCTGCTCCTGCTACCGGCATCCATCCAAATGTACCAGGTTGGCCTGCCCACCCTGGTTGGCCTTATAACCCAGGACAGTCAGGATGGCCTGGACAGAGTCCATCTATCATGCCTCCACACTGGCTTCCACCCACATCTGGACCTCTC AGCGTCCCATACAACTTGAACCTGGCCCGAGGAGTCTATGACAAGATGATGATGACCATCTTGGGCCATGTCAAACCTAATGCTAAAAT GTTCACAGTGAACTTTCTGAGAGGCAACGACATTGCCTTTCACATCAACCCCCGCTTCAGTGAGGGGGGCAAACAAGTGCTGGTCCGTAACCACAAACTGGGTGAGCGCTGGGGCTCAGAGGAGAGGGACCTGAAGGGACCCTTCCCCTTCGCTCTTGGGAGCCCATTTGAA ATGAAGATCCTGTGCACGCGTGAGGCGTTCAGGGTGGCAGTGAACAACATCCCGCTGTTTGAGTTCCGACACCGCGTCAGAGAGCTCAACCAGATTGACAGAATCAACATCCTGCATGACGTCGTCCTCACCTACGTCAATGTGGAGACACTTCCTTAG
- the LOC122863610 gene encoding galectin-3 isoform X3, giving the protein MDVSTSSNSHTSTLHSDALCGSCPSSGSAPQANSLWPSLPQSGAGFPAWPGQPTQPAPCWTGQPNTPCWPGTQPAPFSFPAPISVPAPAQAITPTPAPTTTIVPAQAPAQVPAPAPAPVQPCQPCWPGPQYQPPQQPAPVQALVPAQVPAPTPVPVPAPAPATGIHPNVPGWPAHPGWPYNPGQSGWPGQSPSIMPPHWLPPTSGPLSVPYNLNLARGVYDKMMMTILGHVKPNAKMFTVNFLRGNDIAFHINPRFSEGGKQVLVRNHKLGERWGSEERDLKGPFPFALGSPFEMKILCTREAFRVAVNNIPLFEFRHRVRELNQIDRINILHDVVLTYVNVETLP; this is encoded by the exons ATGGATGTAAGTACCTCATCAAATTCTCATACCTCTACACTG cATTCTGACGCTCTGTGTGGCAGCTGCCCGTCCTCTGGTTCTGCCCCACAGGCTAACAGCCTTTGGCCCAGCCTGCCGCAGTCTGGAGCTGGGTTCCCTGCATGGCCAGGACAGCCCACCCAGCCTGCACCATGCTGGACTGGCCAGCCAAACACACCCTGCTGGCCTGGGACACAACCAGCTCCATTCTCTTTCCCTGCACCAATTTCAGTTCCAGCCCCGGCTCAAGCCATAACACCAACCCCTGCACCTACCACAACCATAGTCCCAGCTCAAGCTCCAGCTCAAGTTCCAGCTCCGGCTCCGGCTCCAGTGCAGCCCTGCCAACCTTGCTGGCCAGGCCCCCAGTACCAGCCTCCCCAGCAACCAGCTCCAGTTCAAGCTCTAGTCCCTGCTCAAGTTCCAGCTCCTACTCCAGTCCCAGTCCCAGCACCTGCTCCTGCTACCGGCATCCATCCAAATGTACCAGGTTGGCCTGCCCACCCTGGTTGGCCTTATAACCCAGGACAGTCAGGATGGCCTGGACAGAGTCCATCTATCATGCCTCCACACTGGCTTCCACCCACATCTGGACCTCTC AGCGTCCCATACAACTTGAACCTGGCCCGAGGAGTCTATGACAAGATGATGATGACCATCTTGGGCCATGTCAAACCTAATGCTAAAAT GTTCACAGTGAACTTTCTGAGAGGCAACGACATTGCCTTTCACATCAACCCCCGCTTCAGTGAGGGGGGCAAACAAGTGCTGGTCCGTAACCACAAACTGGGTGAGCGCTGGGGCTCAGAGGAGAGGGACCTGAAGGGACCCTTCCCCTTCGCTCTTGGGAGCCCATTTGAA ATGAAGATCCTGTGCACGCGTGAGGCGTTCAGGGTGGCAGTGAACAACATCCCGCTGTTTGAGTTCCGACACCGCGTCAGAGAGCTCAACCAGATTGACAGAATCAACATCCTGCATGACGTCGTCCTCACCTACGTCAATGTGGAGACACTTCCTTAG
- the LOC122863610 gene encoding galectin-3 isoform X2, giving the protein MLKSLLMSNGHVCNCKLVSSILSTLSLPRISVLAPSPSLSPSSPSPPPSQHSDALCGSCPSSGSAPQANSLWPSLPQSGAGFPAWPGQPTQPAPCWTGQPNTPCWPGTQPAPFSFPAPISVPAPAQAITPTPAPTTTIVPAQAPAQVPAPAPAPVQPCQPCWPGPQYQPPQQPAPVQALVPAQVPAPTPVPVPAPAPATGIHPNVPGWPAHPGWPYNPGQSGWPGQSPSIMPPHWLPPTSGPLSVPYNLNLARGVYDKMMMTILGHVKPNAKMFTVNFLRGNDIAFHINPRFSEGGKQVLVRNHKLGERWGSEERDLKGPFPFALGSPFEANVWKRWKGLESRLCKRILDKGTAELQEGSWR; this is encoded by the exons ATGCTTAAATCTTTGCTTATGTCAAACGGCCATGTTTGCAACTGCAAGTTGGTGTCCTCCATCCTGTCCACCCTCTCTCTTCCCCGTATCTCCGTCCTggccccctctccctctctctctccttcttccccctctcctcctccctctcagcATTCTGACGCTCTGTGTGGCAGCTGCCCGTCCTCTGGTTCTGCCCCACAGGCTAACAGCCTTTGGCCCAGCCTGCCGCAGTCTGGAGCTGGGTTCCCTGCATGGCCAGGACAGCCCACCCAGCCTGCACCATGCTGGACTGGCCAGCCAAACACACCCTGCTGGCCTGGGACACAACCAGCTCCATTCTCTTTCCCTGCACCAATTTCAGTTCCAGCCCCGGCTCAAGCCATAACACCAACCCCTGCACCTACCACAACCATAGTCCCAGCTCAAGCTCCAGCTCAAGTTCCAGCTCCGGCTCCGGCTCCAGTGCAGCCCTGCCAACCTTGCTGGCCAGGCCCCCAGTACCAGCCTCCCCAGCAACCAGCTCCAGTTCAAGCTCTAGTCCCTGCTCAAGTTCCAGCTCCTACTCCAGTCCCAGTCCCAGCACCTGCTCCTGCTACCGGCATCCATCCAAATGTACCAGGTTGGCCTGCCCACCCTGGTTGGCCTTATAACCCAGGACAGTCAGGATGGCCTGGACAGAGTCCATCTATCATGCCTCCACACTGGCTTCCACCCACATCTGGACCTCTC AGCGTCCCATACAACTTGAACCTGGCCCGAGGAGTCTATGACAAGATGATGATGACCATCTTGGGCCATGTCAAACCTAATGCTAAAAT GTTCACAGTGAACTTTCTGAGAGGCAACGACATTGCCTTTCACATCAACCCCCGCTTCAGTGAGGGGGGCAAACAAGTGCTGGTCCGTAACCACAAACTGGGTGAGCGCTGGGGCTCAGAGGAGAGGGACCTGAAGGGACCCTTCCCCTTCGCTCTTGGGAGCCCATTTGAA GCTAACGTTTGGAAAAGATGGAAAGGGTTGGAAAGTCGTTTGTGCAAGCGAATCCTAGATAAGGGAACTGCTGAACTGCAGGAAGGCTCCTGGAG ATGA